Proteins found in one Enterococcus sp. 9D6_DIV0238 genomic segment:
- the cydB gene encoding cytochrome d ubiquinol oxidase subunit II — MSTLQLLWFVLIGILFSGFFFLEGFDFGVGMSVQTLAHDEEEKEQIIQTIGPVWDGNEVWLLTAGGAMFASFPYWYASLFSGFYLILFIILVGLIIRGVSFEFRHRMPDGKRRRMWNWTLSIGSFIVPFFFGILFISLVQGMPLDVDGNMSATFTDYINVFSVVGGVALTLLCYLHGLNYITLKTEGPVRERARNYASFFYWVLYVGLVVFAALLYFKTDFFDNHFAVTLVLVLAIVILTVVANVSVFKKKEMAAFIASGLTLVVLVALLFSGLFPRVMIGSEGYYDILIKDASSSPYTLKTMTWLSLTILPFVLAYTAWSYYIFRKRIKHPAIAALGYEG; from the coding sequence ATGAGTACGTTGCAGTTACTATGGTTTGTATTGATCGGTATTCTATTTTCAGGCTTCTTCTTTCTTGAAGGGTTTGACTTTGGTGTCGGAATGTCCGTTCAAACATTAGCACATGATGAAGAAGAAAAAGAACAAATCATCCAAACGATCGGACCTGTTTGGGATGGTAATGAAGTTTGGTTACTAACAGCAGGTGGAGCGATGTTTGCCTCATTTCCATACTGGTATGCATCACTATTTAGCGGTTTTTACTTGATTTTATTCATTATTTTAGTTGGTTTGATCATTCGTGGCGTGTCATTTGAATTCCGTCATCGGATGCCTGATGGGAAACGACGTAGAATGTGGAACTGGACACTTTCAATTGGAAGCTTCATAGTACCGTTTTTCTTTGGGATTTTATTTATCAGTTTAGTCCAAGGAATGCCTTTAGATGTCGATGGCAATATGTCTGCAACTTTTACTGACTATATCAATGTCTTTTCTGTAGTCGGTGGTGTTGCGTTGACCTTATTATGCTACTTGCATGGATTAAACTATATTACCTTGAAAACAGAAGGACCGGTTAGAGAACGTGCACGTAATTATGCCTCATTCTTTTACTGGGTGCTATATGTTGGACTAGTTGTATTTGCAGCATTGTTGTACTTCAAAACAGATTTCTTTGACAATCATTTTGCTGTGACGCTAGTACTTGTTCTAGCAATCGTTATTTTGACAGTAGTTGCGAATGTAAGTGTCTTTAAGAAAAAAGAAATGGCAGCATTTATTGCCAGCGGATTAACACTTGTTGTGTTGGTTGCTTTATTGTTTAGCGGTTTATTCCCACGTGTGATGATCGGCAGTGAAGGTTATTACGATATCTTGATCAAAGACGCATCAAGCAGCCCGTATACGTTAAAAACAATGACTTGGTTGTCATTGACGATTTTACCATTTGTATTGGCTTATACTGCTTGGTCATACTATATCTTTAGAAAACGAATCAAACATCCGGCAATCGCTGCTTTGGGGTATGAAGGATGA
- a CDS encoding cytochrome ubiquinol oxidase subunit I — protein sequence MFDIVSLARFQFAMTTVFHFFFVPFSIGLALVVAVMETMYVVKKDERYRKMAKFWGNIFLLSFAVGVVTGIIQEFQFGMNWSDYSRFVGDIFGAPLAIEALLAFFLESTFLGLWIFTWDKVNPKLHLTFIWLVVFGSMMSAFWILAANSFMQHPVGYTLNNGRAELIDFGAVIANPKVWYEFSHVLAGAVVMGGMIVAGLAAFQILKKRDVSFHKVSMRIGMWIALFGSLGVLLAGDLQMKALIEGQPMKFAAMEGAYEDSGDPAAWTLIAWADEAEHKQVFGIQIPYVLSILSYNSLSGSVDGMETANKDLIEKYGDRDYFPPVNTLFWSFRVMAGFGVLMLLVSALGLFFTRKKKPSLYEKRWMVWIVALCTFAPFLANTTGWLITELGRYPWTVYGLFTIEDSVSPNVSVASLLTSNIIYFILFAGLGSVMVYLITVELKKGPDYEEKKLAQANATEVDPFDKEVFEG from the coding sequence ATGTTTGATATTGTATCATTAGCTAGGTTCCAATTTGCGATGACCACAGTCTTTCACTTTTTCTTCGTGCCGTTTTCGATAGGATTAGCACTTGTTGTTGCAGTGATGGAAACGATGTATGTAGTGAAAAAAGATGAGCGTTATCGTAAAATGGCGAAGTTTTGGGGCAACATTTTTCTATTGAGTTTTGCAGTAGGTGTGGTCACAGGTATTATTCAAGAGTTCCAGTTTGGTATGAACTGGTCTGATTATTCACGATTTGTAGGAGATATTTTTGGCGCTCCTTTAGCGATCGAAGCACTGCTTGCATTCTTTTTAGAATCAACATTCTTAGGATTGTGGATCTTTACTTGGGATAAAGTAAATCCAAAACTACATTTGACATTTATTTGGTTGGTTGTATTTGGGTCAATGATGTCAGCATTCTGGATCTTAGCGGCAAATAGTTTCATGCAGCATCCAGTGGGATATACGCTGAACAATGGCCGGGCAGAATTGATCGATTTTGGTGCGGTGATCGCCAATCCAAAAGTTTGGTATGAATTTAGCCACGTATTGGCTGGTGCTGTCGTAATGGGCGGAATGATCGTTGCCGGTTTAGCAGCATTCCAAATCTTGAAAAAACGTGATGTCAGCTTCCACAAAGTATCTATGCGTATCGGTATGTGGATCGCATTGTTTGGGTCTTTAGGCGTATTATTAGCTGGGGACTTACAAATGAAAGCTTTGATCGAAGGACAGCCAATGAAATTTGCAGCAATGGAAGGTGCATATGAAGATTCTGGAGATCCTGCGGCCTGGACGTTGATTGCTTGGGCTGACGAAGCAGAGCATAAACAAGTATTCGGAATCCAAATTCCATATGTGTTAAGTATTTTATCTTATAATAGTCTGTCTGGTTCTGTTGATGGAATGGAAACAGCGAACAAAGATTTAATTGAAAAATATGGCGATAGAGATTACTTCCCGCCAGTCAATACACTATTTTGGAGCTTTAGAGTAATGGCCGGTTTCGGTGTATTGATGCTTTTGGTTTCAGCATTAGGGCTTTTCTTTACCCGCAAGAAAAAACCATCGCTTTATGAAAAACGCTGGATGGTTTGGATCGTTGCTTTATGTACATTTGCACCATTCTTAGCAAATACGACAGGTTGGTTGATCACAGAGTTGGGCCGTTATCCTTGGACTGTTTATGGATTGTTCACGATCGAAGACAGTGTTTCACCAAACGTTTCTGTCGCTTCGTTATTAACTTCAAATATTATTTACTTTATTCTTTTTGCAGGTCTTGGTTCTGTGATGGTTTACTTGATCACTGTTGAACTGAAAAAAGGTCCTGATTATGAAGAAAAGAAATTAGCACAAGCGAATGCGACTGAAGTAGATCCATTCGATAAGGAGGTCTTTGAAGGATGA
- a CDS encoding NADPH-dependent FMN reductase: MTKYGVIVGSTRKNSYSEAVAKAIVKGLPADAEVTFLNIKDLPLYNQDYDENSPEAYTTFRNAVAAQDAFIFVTPEHNRSITAALKNALDVASRPWGQSVWGGKPALVASQSISGISGVLANHVLRQSLVFLDMPTMQQPEVYIGQSDKLFDENLEPNNEGTKDFLASVGKQFSEFAAKFA, translated from the coding sequence ATGACAAAATATGGTGTAATTGTAGGATCAACTAGAAAGAATTCATACTCAGAAGCAGTGGCTAAAGCGATTGTGAAAGGACTTCCCGCAGATGCAGAAGTAACATTTTTGAACATCAAAGATTTACCATTATACAACCAAGATTATGATGAAAATTCTCCAGAAGCATATACAACATTTAGAAATGCTGTAGCGGCTCAAGATGCATTTATCTTTGTAACACCAGAACACAATAGAAGTATTACAGCAGCATTGAAAAATGCACTGGATGTTGCTTCAAGACCTTGGGGTCAAAGCGTTTGGGGTGGTAAACCAGCGTTAGTAGCATCACAATCGATTTCAGGAATTTCTGGAGTGTTAGCTAACCACGTTTTACGTCAATCATTAGTTTTCTTAGATATGCCGACAATGCAACAACCAGAAGTGTACATCGGTCAATCTGATAAATTATTTGATGAAAATCTTGAACCTAACAATGAGGGCACAAAAGATTTCTTGGCAAGTGTGGGTAAACAATTCAGTGAATTTGCTGCTAAGTTTGCTTAG
- a CDS encoding aspartate/glutamate racemase family protein: MKIIGLLGGMSWESTVSYYEAINQIISKKLGGLHSAKCLISSVDFAEIEHLQAIGDWQKSGNLLAREAKRLENAGADCIVICTNTMHKVAPMIEQVISIPLLHIAEETRKVIERDKISKIALLGTKYTMTQDFYKEKLIEHGIEVMIPTKDDVEFVNQVIYEELCLGKIRKESKERYVTIIDQLAEQGAQGVILGCTEIGLLIKQEDTKVKLFDTTKIHAESAALYSLAD; encoded by the coding sequence ATGAAAATCATTGGTTTATTAGGTGGAATGAGCTGGGAGAGTACGGTCAGCTATTATGAAGCAATCAATCAAATCATCTCAAAAAAATTAGGTGGACTGCATTCAGCAAAGTGTCTGATATCTAGTGTAGATTTTGCGGAGATCGAGCATCTTCAGGCGATAGGAGATTGGCAGAAAAGTGGAAATCTTTTGGCTCGTGAAGCTAAAAGGCTGGAAAATGCCGGTGCAGATTGTATCGTCATTTGTACGAATACAATGCATAAAGTTGCCCCAATGATCGAACAAGTCATTTCGATCCCGCTTTTACATATTGCAGAGGAAACAAGAAAAGTGATCGAAAGGGATAAAATCAGCAAGATTGCTTTATTGGGAACTAAATATACGATGACACAGGATTTCTATAAGGAAAAATTGATCGAACATGGGATAGAAGTCATGATTCCTACTAAGGATGATGTTGAATTTGTTAATCAAGTGATTTATGAAGAATTATGCTTAGGAAAAATCAGAAAAGAATCTAAAGAACGTTATGTGACGATCATCGATCAGTTAGCAGAGCAAGGGGCCCAAGGAGTTATTTTAGGCTGCACAGAGATAGGCTTGCTGATCAAGCAAGAAGATACCAAGGTCAAGCTATTCGATACTACAAAGATCCATGCTGAAAGTGCGGCTCTTTATTCCTTAGCTGATTAA
- a CDS encoding serine hydrolase, which yields MKKFVCLLLTCFIFLAGSPKVEATTVESSESSSEPSFTAEQSTAIESTTQESDTTATTEKEGIQLHFSMLFGESWTTSIDEQQPLLGIKASLSDQHLQTIPNGITYALETTDGKQLKATNGETLHFKEHTLKNISFTLSNELAENYTIKYRVYSDEEQWSEWKNDGQLAEKSDQATHIKTIDALLEKKKENQTQTSTSEIEETPVEPERVPSVFYESHIKDLGWQAPVKDGAISGTTGKKLRLEGIKITLEPSELSGGISYRTHVKDIGWQNYVTDGVMAGTTGKKLQIEAIQMKLTGEYAEKFDVYYQAHSAQFGWLDWAKNDQIAGTTGFSFDMQAIRIKLVPKDGTAPGATDHPVMVAPKLSYQTHVQKIGWQNYVKNGTTSGTTGQNLSIEALRVKLEQPALSVGASYRAHVKDIGWQSYVNNGLTAGTTGKKLQVEAVQLKLTGEYAEKFDIYYQVHAANFGWLDWAKNDQIAGTTGFSFGIQAIRIKLVVKGQAAPGAVKKPAIKTPKLMTQAHVGGIGWQPADTSGKIVGTTGKKRQLEALKFSIPNSDLSGSIQYNSHIKNIGWQGFVANGALSGTTGRNLQIEAVQLRLTGDLKKYYDIYYRAHVQSFGWLGWTKNGEKAGTSAYGYRMEALEVKLIQKGKYTPPLSKSYQQNDYADKLKKVQHLLNTKYNSSSLGIYVMPANGTGSASINPNTEFVAASTGKLPGIYYTQKKLNSGAMKLSQPLLYTPQVNSFSGAYSPAGAGIMPKYADYQFYTVQTVLRNTIKYSDNVGANFLGYYSANQYDKPFLNEINALTGRNWTSWTLRASAKQNAQLIQAIYKLGGVANQYLQDTVYDDQRIPKYLPVKVGHKIGDVDDYRHDVAIVYAKKPYILSVMTKNYVSYETISILSKDIYDIMK from the coding sequence ATGAAAAAGTTTGTTTGTCTTCTTTTAACATGCTTCATCTTTCTTGCTGGAAGTCCTAAAGTAGAAGCCACGACAGTGGAATCAAGTGAATCTTCCAGTGAACCAAGCTTTACTGCTGAGCAGTCAACTGCAATAGAAAGTACGACGCAAGAATCAGATACAACTGCTACTACAGAAAAAGAGGGTATCCAGTTGCATTTTTCAATGCTTTTTGGGGAAAGCTGGACGACCTCAATTGATGAACAACAGCCGCTTCTAGGAATAAAAGCAAGCCTTTCCGATCAACATTTGCAAACGATACCAAATGGAATCACTTATGCACTCGAAACGACTGATGGAAAACAACTGAAAGCAACTAATGGAGAGACACTGCATTTCAAAGAGCACACACTTAAAAATATCTCCTTCACTCTTTCCAATGAACTAGCAGAGAATTATACGATCAAGTATCGTGTTTATTCTGATGAAGAACAATGGTCAGAATGGAAAAACGACGGTCAACTGGCTGAAAAAAGCGACCAAGCAACACATATAAAAACGATCGATGCTCTTTTAGAAAAAAAAAAAGAGAACCAAACTCAGACGTCCACTTCAGAAATAGAAGAAACACCGGTCGAACCAGAAAGAGTTCCTTCCGTCTTCTATGAAAGCCATATCAAAGATCTCGGCTGGCAAGCACCTGTAAAAGATGGCGCCATTTCTGGTACAACAGGAAAAAAACTACGACTAGAAGGGATAAAAATCACTCTTGAACCCTCAGAACTTTCTGGTGGAATTTCTTATAGAACACATGTAAAAGACATCGGCTGGCAAAATTATGTGACAGATGGAGTTATGGCGGGAACAACAGGAAAAAAACTGCAAATAGAAGCTATACAAATGAAGTTAACTGGTGAGTATGCTGAAAAATTCGATGTGTACTATCAAGCTCATTCAGCTCAATTCGGTTGGCTGGACTGGGCAAAAAATGATCAAATCGCTGGAACTACAGGCTTTTCATTTGATATGCAGGCCATTCGAATCAAACTTGTTCCTAAAGATGGAACAGCTCCTGGGGCCACAGATCATCCAGTTATGGTTGCACCCAAGCTCAGTTATCAAACACATGTCCAAAAAATTGGTTGGCAAAACTATGTAAAAAATGGCACTACTTCAGGGACAACAGGTCAGAATTTATCAATCGAAGCATTGAGAGTCAAACTTGAGCAACCTGCGTTAAGCGTCGGAGCTTCTTATAGAGCGCACGTGAAAGACATCGGCTGGCAAAGCTATGTGAATAATGGACTGACTGCAGGGACAACGGGAAAAAAATTACAAGTGGAAGCCGTTCAATTGAAACTGACTGGTGAGTATGCTGAAAAATTTGATATCTATTATCAAGTTCATGCAGCAAATTTTGGATGGCTGGATTGGGCAAAAAATGATCAAATTGCTGGCACTACAGGCTTTTCATTTGGTATCCAAGCCATTCGAATCAAACTTGTCGTCAAAGGTCAGGCAGCGCCTGGAGCAGTGAAGAAACCTGCAATCAAAACGCCTAAATTAATGACCCAAGCTCATGTAGGAGGCATTGGCTGGCAGCCTGCTGATACCAGCGGAAAAATCGTTGGTACAACAGGGAAAAAACGCCAATTGGAAGCTCTTAAGTTTAGTATCCCCAACTCCGATTTAAGCGGATCGATCCAATATAACAGTCATATTAAAAATATTGGCTGGCAAGGATTCGTTGCTAATGGTGCTCTTTCTGGAACTACAGGTAGAAACCTTCAGATCGAGGCTGTTCAACTTCGTCTAACTGGTGACTTAAAAAAATATTATGATATTTATTACCGAGCCCATGTGCAATCGTTTGGTTGGCTAGGCTGGACGAAAAATGGTGAAAAAGCCGGCACTTCTGCTTACGGTTATCGCATGGAAGCACTTGAAGTGAAACTTATCCAAAAGGGAAAATACACTCCTCCACTTTCAAAAAGCTACCAGCAAAATGATTATGCAGATAAACTAAAAAAAGTACAGCATTTATTGAATACAAAATACAACAGCAGCAGCTTAGGTATTTATGTTATGCCGGCTAACGGAACAGGTTCTGCTTCCATCAATCCCAACACTGAGTTTGTTGCAGCAAGCACAGGAAAACTCCCAGGCATTTACTATACACAGAAAAAATTGAATTCTGGTGCAATGAAATTATCACAGCCGCTACTTTACACCCCACAAGTGAATTCATTCAGCGGTGCTTATTCTCCTGCCGGAGCCGGTATCATGCCTAAATATGCTGACTACCAATTTTATACCGTTCAAACAGTACTTAGAAATACAATAAAATATTCCGATAATGTTGGTGCTAATTTCTTAGGTTATTATTCAGCGAATCAATATGATAAACCTTTCCTGAACGAAATAAACGCCCTTACCGGTAGAAACTGGACTAGCTGGACATTAAGAGCCAGCGCTAAACAAAATGCACAACTGATCCAAGCCATTTACAAACTCGGCGGGGTTGCCAACCAATATTTACAAGATACTGTCTATGATGATCAAAGAATCCCTAAATATTTACCTGTGAAAGTCGGACATAAAATTGGTGATGTAGACGACTATCGCCACGATGTTGCGATCGTCTATGCAAAGAAACCGTATATTCTTAGTGTAATGACAAAAAACTATGTCTCTTATGAAACGATCTCGATTCTCTCAAAAGACATTTATGACATCATGAAATAA